A stretch of Ipomoea triloba cultivar NCNSP0323 chromosome 11, ASM357664v1 DNA encodes these proteins:
- the LOC115995822 gene encoding LIM domain-containing protein PLIM2c-like, whose amino-acid sequence MASFTGTLDKCKACDKTVYFVDLLTADGCIFHKSCFKCSHCKGTLVMSNYSSMDGVLYCKTHFEQLFKESGNFSKNFQTSKPERENSMTRGPTKVSAMFSGTQDKCAACTKTVYPLEKVTMEGEAFHRSCFKCAHGGCPLTHATYAALDGVLYCRHHFAQLFMEKGNYQHVLKAVHRRSASAASAETKTVMALDLAADVEDDTAEIEKQQPDSA is encoded by the exons ATGGCTTCATTCACCGGAACCTTGGACAAATGCAAGGCCTGTGACAAGACCGTTTACTTTGTTGATTTGCTGACTGCTGACGGCTGTATTTTTCACAAATCTTGCTTCAAATGCAGCCACTGCAAAGGCACCCTTGTG ATGAGCAACTACTCCTCCATGGATGGAGTCCTGTACTGCAAGACTCACTTTGAACAGCTCTTCAAGGAGTCTGGGAATTTCAGCAAGAACTTTCAGACTT CAAAGCCTGAGAGGGAGAATTCCATG ACAAGGGGCCCAACCAAAGTGTCTGCTATGTTCTCTGGAACTCAAGACAAATGTGCTGCATGCACCAAAACTGTGTATCCTCTGGAGAAG gtgACCATGGAAGGGGAGGCGTTCCATAGGTCATGCTTCAAGTGTGCTCATGGAGGGTGTCCTCTGACACACGCAACCTATGCTGCACTGGATGGAGTCCTGTACTGCAGGCACCATTTCGCGCAGCTGTTCATGGAGAAGGGCAATTACCAGCATGTCCTTAAGGCTGTTCACAGGAGGAGTGCTTCTGCTGCCTCTGCTGAGACTAAGACCGTCATGGCCTTGGACCTCGCAGCTGACGTGGAGGACGACACTGCTGAGATTGAGAAACAACAGCCAGACTCTGCCTAA
- the LOC115995819 gene encoding DEAD-box ATP-dependent RNA helicase 6-like: MHSRPRYPPPGMGGGGRGDGGLNSNANLAFQPRNPHQYVQRSPLPNQQWLRRNNQLTADSAVDEVEKTVQSEAIDSSSQDWKAQLKLPPPDTRYRTEDVTATKGNEFEDYFLKRELLMGIYEKGFERPSPIQEESIPIALTGSDILARAKNGTGKTAAFCIPALEKIDQDKNAIQCIILVPTRELALQTSQVCKELGKHLQIEIMVSTGGTSLKDDIMRLYQPVHLLVGTPGRILDLVRKGVCILKDCSMLVMDEADKLLSPEFQPSIGQLIRFLPTNRQILMFSATFPVTVKDFKDRYLQKPYVINLMDELTLKGITQFYAFVEERQKVHCLNTLFSKLQINQSIIFCNSVNRVELLAKKITELGYSCFYIHAKMLQDHRNRVFHDFRNGACRNLVCTDLFTRGIDIQAVNVVINFDFPKNSETYLHRVGRSGRFGHLGLAVNLITYEDRFNLYRIEQELGTEIKQIPPHIDQGIYCR; the protein is encoded by the exons ATGCATTCCAGACCAAGATATCCGCCGCCGGGGATGGGCGGCGGGGGACGTGGTGATGGCGGCCTGAATTCTAATGCTAATCTTGCTTTTCAACCGAGAAACCCTCACCAGTATGTGCAGAGAAGTCCATTACCGAATCAGCAGTGGCTCAGAAGGAACAATCAGTTGACTGCTGATTCCGCCGTCGACGAGGTTGAAAAGACCGTACAGTCTGAAGCGATTGATTCGAG TTCGCAAGATTGGAAGGCGCAGTTGAAGTTACCTCCCCCTGATACACGCTACAGAACCGAG GATGTGACAGCTACTAAGGGGAATGAGTTTGAAGATTATTTTCTGAAACGTGAACTGCTCATGGGGATATATGAGAAGGGATTTGAGAGACCATCCCCTATCCAGGAGGAGAGCATCCCAATTGCCCTAACTGGAAGTGACATTCTTGCTAGAGCAAAAAATGGAACTGGAAAAACTGCTGCCTTCTGCATTCCTGCATTGGAAAAAATCGATCAGGATAAAAATGCTATTCAAT GTATTATCCTTGTCCCAACTCGAGAATTGGCTCTGCAGACATCACAAGTTTGTAAAGAACTCGGGAAGCACTTACAAATTGAAATCATGGTTTCTACTGGGGGAACTAGCTTAAAAGATGACATTATGCGTCTATATCAACCAGTTCATTTGCTGGTGGGAACCCCCGGAAGAATACTAGACCTTGTAAGAAAAGGAGTTTGCATTTTAAAAGATTGTTCAATGCTTGTTATGGACGAG GCTGACAAGCTTCTATCACCAGAGTTCCAACCTTCTATAGGGCAATTAATACGGTTTTTGCCTACAAATCGTCAAATTTTGATGTTTTCAGCTACATTCCCAGTTACAGTGAAGGATTTCAAAGATAGATATTTGCAGAAGCCCTACGTTATCAATCTGATGGATGAGCTTACTCTAAAGGGTATAACACAGTTTTATGCTTTTGTAGAAGAAAGGCAGAAGGTTCATTGCCTGAACACACTCTTCTCAAAG CTTCAAATCAACCAATCAATTATTTTCTGCAATTCGGTAAATCGGGTTGAGCTTCTGGCCAAGAAGATCACGGAGCTTGGCTATTCTTGCTTCTATATTCATGCAAAGATGCTTCAAGATCATCGGAATAGAGTATTTCATGACTTCCGCAATGGTGCCTGTAGGAATCTTGTTTGTACTG ATCTCTTTACAAGAGGAATAGATATTCAAGCAGTCAATGTTGTTATCAACTTTGATTTCCCAAAGAATTCCGAAACATATCTACATAGG GTTGGACGGTCAGGGAGATTTGGACACCTTGGTCTAGCTGTAAATCTGATAACTTATGAGGATCGCTTCAATCT CTATAGAATTGAGCAAGAACTTGGAACTGAGATCAAGCAAATTCCTCCACATATCGATCAAGGTATATACTGCCGGTGA
- the LOC115995824 gene encoding actin-depolymerizing factor 10-like, translating to MANSASGVGVFDECKLKFMELKSKRNFRYIIFKIDETGQAVVVEKMGSHEETHDDFTKSLPSNDCRFAVFDYDFTTQENCQRSRIFFIAWSPETASVRNKMVYAASKDKFRRELDGVQVELQATDPSEMSLDIFKGRAH from the exons ATG GCAAATTCTGCATCTGGGGTTGGCGTGTTCGACGAATGCAAACTGAAGTTCATGGAGCTGAAGTCGAAGAGGAACTTCAGATACATCATTTTCAAGATTGATGAAACAGGGCAGGCTGTGGTGGTTGAGAAGATGGGGTCTCATGAAGAGACTCATGATGATTTCACCAAGAGCTTACCCTCCAATGATTGTCGTTTTGCTGTTTTCGACTATGATTTCACCACCCAAGAGAATTGCCAGAGGAGCAGGATCTTCTTCATTGCCTG GTCACCAGAAACCGCAAGTGTGAGGAACAAGATGGTGTATGCAGCCTCCAAGGACAAATTCAGGAGAGAATTGGATGGTGTTCAGGTTGAGTTGCAGGCAACTGATCCAAGTGAGATGAGCTTGGATATCTTCAAGGGGAGGGCACACTAA